The following are encoded in a window of Vidua macroura isolate BioBank_ID:100142 chromosome 26, ASM2450914v1, whole genome shotgun sequence genomic DNA:
- the NDUFA13 gene encoding NADH dehydrogenase [ubiquinone] 1 alpha subcomplex subunit 13, producing MAAPKVKQDMAPPGGYGPIDYKRHLPRRGLSGYSLFALGIGSLLLGYYTLIRWNRERRRLLIEELEARIALMPLLQAESDRRTLRMLRENLEEEAKIMRDVPGWKVGESRFHTERWVPPTLEELYFLRPREELEREKFGLQNYV from the exons ATGGCGGCGCCGAAGGTGAAGCAGGACATGGCCCCGCCGGGCGGGTACGGCCCCATCGACTACAAGCGGCACCTCCCGCGCCGCGGCCTCTCAG GGTACAGCCTGTTCGCGCTCGGCATCGGGAGCCTCCTGCTGGGCTACTACACCCTCATCAGGTGGAACCGCGAGCGCAG GCGGTTGCTGATCGAGGAGCTGGAGGCTCGCATCGCGCTGATGCCGCTGCTGCAGGCGGAGTCGGACCGCAG AACTCTCCGGATGCTGCGGGAGAACCTGGAGGAGGAGGCCAAGATCATGCGGGACGTTCCGGGCTGGAAG GTGGGCGAGTCCCGTTTCCACACGGAGCGCTGGGTGCCCCCCACGCTGGAGGAGCTCTACTTCCTGCGGCCCCGGGAGGAGCTGGAGCGCGAGAAGTTCGGGCTGCAGAACTACgtctga